The Erythrolamprus reginae isolate rEryReg1 chromosome 3, rEryReg1.hap1, whole genome shotgun sequence genome contains a region encoding:
- the ELF3 gene encoding ETS-related transcription factor Elf-3: MAGSCEISNLISNYISAMYQPEEAPPDPDLLTHLVEDDSLTLVLTNANMTTETTGKPTWFGEMPHSWSRSQVLEWISYHVEKNKYDASAIDFSCCNMDGYTLCQYTRDQLGLIFGPLGDELYDRLHETDELGWIMSVLRTDDVSQEAPLESTTLELGNSCSQDYLEEMKLATIFSHPDLGYISGAMSPDSSASLAGTMSQSPQSQDSGGSDLDLDPIDIKRCNFSDDYKKDDLKKRKRGRPRKSKDSRDCLETKKNKHSPRGIHLWEFIRDILINPELNEGLLKWEDRREGIFKFLRSEAVAQLWGQKKKNSSMTYEKLSRAMRYYYKREILERVDGRRLVYKFGKNSSGWKEEEVQDRS, encoded by the exons ATGGCGGGATCTTGTGAAATCAGCAACCTCATCTCCAATTATATCAGTGCCATGTACCAGCCAGAGGAGGCCCCACCAGACCCTGATCTGCTAACCCACCTGGTGGAAGACGACAGCCTAACTCTTGTTCTGACTAATGCAAACATGACAACTGAGACAACAG GCAAACCAACATGGTTTGGTGAGATGCCACACAGTTGGAGCAGGTCTCAGGTGCTGGAGTGGATCAGCTACCACGTGGAGAAGAACAAGTACGACGCCAGTGCCATAGACTTCTCTTGCTGCAACATGGACGGCTACACCCTTTGCCAATACACACGGGATCAGCTGGGGCTTATCTTTGGGCCCCTTGGGGATGAGTTATACGACCGTTTGCACGAGACTG ATGAACTTGGCTGGATCATGTCAGTGCTGAGGACTGATGATGTGTCCCAAGAGGCACCTCTGGAATCCACTACTTTAG aATTGGGGAACTCATGCAGTCAGGACTATCTGGAGGAAATGAAACTAGCAACCATTTTTTCACATCCAGATCTTGGCTACATTTCTGGAGCCATGTCACCAGACAGCTCAGCATCTCTAGCAG ggACAATGTCTCAGAGCCCTCAGTCTCAGGACTCCGGTGGAAGTGACCTCGATCTTGATCCCATAGACATAAAGCGCTGCAATTTTTCTGATG ATTATAAAAAAGACGATctcaagaaaaggaaaagaggacGACCAAGGAAGAGCAAAGACAGCAGAGATTGCCTGGAGACTAAAAAGAACAAACACT CACCAAGAGGAATCCACCTGTGGGAATTTATTCGGGACATCCTAATTAATCCTGAGCTGAATGAGGGTTTGCTGAAGTGGGAAGACCGTCGAGAAGGCATTTTCAAATTCCTGAGATCGGAAGCTGTAGCCCAGCTCTggggacaaaagaaaaaaaacagtagCATGACCTACGAGAAACTCAGCCGGGCCATGAG GTATTACTACAAACGGGAAATTCTGGAACGTGTGGACGGCCGGAGACTTGTGTACAAGTTTGGGAAAAACTCCAGTggctggaaggaggaagaggtgcaAGACCGGAGCTAA